In Desulforamulus hydrothermalis Lam5 = DSM 18033, a genomic segment contains:
- a CDS encoding pyridoxal phosphate-dependent aminotransferase, with protein sequence MRLAERALGISPSPTLSIDAKAKQMKAAGIKVISFGVGEPDFDTPDHIKEAAVAAIQAGETRYTPAGGTLKLKQAIVDKFRRENGLEYQTNQIVVSVGAKHSLYNAFQVLCQPGDEVILPAPYWVSYLEQIKLAGAQAVIVQTREANGFKLTPRELKAAITDKTRVFLLNSPSNPTGAVYSRDELAALGEVLLEHNITVISDEIYEKLLYDGLEHVSIASLSPQLKENTVVINGVSKAYAMTGWRIGYAAAPAPVAKAMADLQSHATSNPTSIAQAASVEALNGSQAEVAAMVVEFAKRRDYMLERVKALPGVSCPKPGGAFYLYPNVSAYFGKSYQGKTVNSATDLADLLLEVAEVAVVPGIAFGGDDFIRLSYATSMENIKEGMDRIEKLLRQLQ encoded by the coding sequence ATGCGATTAGCGGAACGAGCTTTGGGTATCAGCCCGTCACCCACTTTGTCCATTGATGCCAAAGCCAAGCAAATGAAAGCCGCCGGCATCAAAGTGATCAGCTTTGGGGTGGGGGAACCGGACTTTGATACACCTGACCACATTAAAGAAGCAGCCGTGGCAGCCATTCAAGCGGGGGAAACCCGCTATACACCGGCCGGCGGCACACTAAAACTGAAACAAGCCATTGTTGATAAATTCCGCAGGGAAAACGGTCTGGAGTACCAGACCAATCAAATTGTGGTTTCGGTGGGGGCCAAACATTCACTGTACAATGCTTTTCAGGTGCTCTGCCAGCCCGGTGACGAGGTTATTTTGCCGGCACCCTACTGGGTCAGCTACCTGGAACAAATTAAACTGGCCGGTGCCCAGGCTGTCATTGTACAAACCAGGGAAGCCAACGGCTTTAAACTGACTCCCCGGGAGCTAAAGGCAGCCATTACGGACAAAACCAGAGTTTTTCTGCTCAACAGCCCCAGCAACCCCACCGGCGCCGTCTACAGCCGCGACGAACTGGCTGCTCTGGGCGAGGTTTTACTGGAACACAACATTACCGTTATTTCTGATGAAATTTATGAAAAACTGCTGTACGACGGTTTAGAACACGTCAGCATTGCCTCCCTCAGTCCGCAGTTAAAAGAAAATACCGTAGTCATTAACGGGGTTTCCAAGGCCTACGCCATGACCGGCTGGCGTATCGGCTATGCAGCCGCTCCTGCTCCGGTCGCGAAAGCCATGGCCGACCTGCAGTCGCACGCCACCTCCAACCCCACTTCCATTGCCCAAGCAGCCAGCGTGGAGGCCCTCAATGGTTCCCAGGCTGAGGTGGCAGCCATGGTGGTTGAGTTTGCCAAACGCCGCGATTATATGCTGGAGCGGGTAAAGGCCCTGCCCGGCGTCAGCTGCCCGAAACCCGGCGGTGCTTTTTACCTGTACCCCAATGTCAGTGCTTACTTCGGCAAGTCTTATCAGGGCAAAACGGTGAACAGTGCCACTGACCTGGCGGACCTGTTGCTGGAAGTGGCTGAAGTGGCGGTGGTACCCGGCATTGCTTTTGGCGGGGATGACTTTATCAGATTGTCTTACGCTACATCAATGGAAAATATTAAAGAGGGTATGGATCGCATCGAAAAACTGCTGCGCCAGTTGCAATAA
- a CDS encoding LL-diaminopimelate aminotransferase, giving the protein MRFEEAQRIKNLPPYLFARIEKVIAQKKEAGVDVISLGIGDPDIPTPEHIIKEARQQVAVPANHQYPSSAGMLAYRQAVADFYARRFGVELDAGTEVVSLIGSKEGIAHISWCYLNPGDTVLVPDPGYPVYSGGAILAGAEPYYMPLTAEKGFLPDLAAIPRDVAKRAKMMFINYPNNPTGAVADEKFYREVVDFAKQYEILVCHDNAYSEVAFDGYKPLSFLQIPGAKEVGIEFNSVSKAYNMTGWRIGWAAGNPDVIEALGRFKTNIDSGQFQAVQYAAIAGLTGPQDSVAANNEIYRERRDLVVDGLNAMGWQLAKPKATFYIWAPVPKGFTSASFAEFVIEKAGVVITPGNGYGQQGEGYFRISVTVPKERIAEALERMKKYIGKVEF; this is encoded by the coding sequence TTGCGCTTTGAAGAAGCTCAAAGAATAAAGAATTTGCCCCCTTATTTATTTGCCCGCATTGAAAAAGTAATTGCTCAGAAAAAAGAAGCAGGCGTAGATGTAATCAGCCTGGGTATCGGTGACCCGGATATTCCTACACCGGAACACATTATCAAAGAAGCCCGGCAGCAAGTGGCCGTGCCGGCCAACCACCAGTACCCTTCTTCAGCAGGCATGCTGGCTTATCGACAGGCGGTGGCAGACTTTTATGCCCGGCGTTTTGGCGTAGAACTGGACGCCGGAACCGAAGTGGTTTCTTTAATTGGCTCCAAGGAAGGCATTGCTCACATTTCATGGTGCTATCTTAATCCCGGCGACACCGTGCTGGTTCCCGACCCGGGCTATCCGGTTTACAGCGGGGGTGCCATTTTGGCCGGTGCCGAACCGTACTACATGCCGTTAACCGCCGAGAAAGGTTTTCTGCCTGATTTGGCAGCTATTCCCCGGGATGTGGCCAAACGGGCCAAGATGATGTTTATCAACTATCCCAACAACCCCACCGGAGCTGTGGCAGATGAAAAATTTTATCGGGAAGTTGTTGACTTTGCCAAACAGTACGAAATTTTAGTTTGCCATGATAATGCTTATTCAGAAGTTGCCTTTGACGGCTATAAACCTCTTTCTTTCCTGCAAATTCCCGGTGCCAAAGAGGTGGGTATTGAGTTTAACTCCGTTTCCAAGGCTTACAACATGACCGGCTGGCGCATTGGCTGGGCGGCCGGCAACCCGGATGTTATTGAAGCGCTGGGACGCTTTAAAACCAATATTGATTCCGGACAGTTCCAGGCTGTGCAGTATGCTGCCATTGCCGGCCTTACCGGCCCGCAGGACAGTGTGGCGGCCAACAATGAAATATACCGGGAACGGCGGGACCTGGTGGTGGACGGTCTGAATGCCATGGGCTGGCAGTTGGCCAAACCAAAGGCCACCTTCTATATCTGGGCGCCGGTACCTAAGGGCTTTACCTCGGCTTCCTTTGCGGAATTTGTCATTGAGAAGGCCGGCGTGGTAATAACCCCCGGCAACGGTTACGGCCAACAGGGAGAGGGGTACTTCCGTATTTCCGTTACCGTTCCTAAGGAGCGGATTGCAGAAGCCCTTGAACGGATGAAAAAGTATATCGGCAAGGTGGAGTTTTAA
- the dapF gene encoding diaminopimelate epimerase produces MFFTKVHGLGNDFILINAGTGEGLPDDCSTLAREMCDRRFGIGADGLVLLLDSEVADVRMKIINSDGSEAEMCGNAIRCVAKYLYEHGIVRKDEIKVETLAGIMVPQIIHNNGEVSAVRVDMGVPRLARADIPMLGPVGQVINEPLEVAGQTFNVTAVSMGNPHCVIFVPDVAAVPLSEIGPLLETHPSFPRKTNVEFVQTVSPGEVRMVVWERGAGPTLACGTGACAVAVAGVLNGYTEKKVTVHLPGGSLFIEWADNGRVFMTGPAEEVFNGEYTVYKQP; encoded by the coding sequence TTGTTTTTTACCAAAGTACATGGTTTAGGCAACGACTTTATACTGATTAATGCCGGCACCGGTGAAGGATTACCGGATGATTGCAGTACGCTGGCCCGGGAGATGTGCGACCGCCGGTTCGGCATCGGGGCTGACGGACTGGTACTGCTGCTGGATTCGGAAGTTGCTGATGTCCGGATGAAGATTATTAACTCGGACGGCAGCGAAGCGGAGATGTGCGGCAATGCCATTCGCTGTGTGGCTAAATACCTATATGAACATGGCATTGTCAGGAAAGACGAGATTAAGGTTGAAACCCTGGCCGGTATCATGGTGCCGCAAATCATCCATAATAACGGTGAAGTGTCAGCGGTACGGGTAGATATGGGCGTTCCCCGTCTGGCGAGGGCCGACATTCCTATGCTGGGGCCGGTGGGGCAAGTGATTAATGAACCCCTGGAAGTGGCCGGACAAACCTTTAATGTTACAGCGGTTTCTATGGGCAACCCGCACTGTGTTATTTTTGTGCCGGACGTGGCGGCAGTTCCTCTGAGCGAGATTGGTCCCTTGCTGGAAACCCATCCTTCCTTTCCCAGAAAAACTAATGTAGAGTTTGTTCAAACAGTAAGTCCCGGCGAAGTCCGCATGGTAGTATGGGAGCGGGGGGCCGGTCCAACCCTGGCTTGCGGCACCGGTGCCTGTGCGGTGGCTGTGGCCGGTGTTTTAAACGGTTATACAGAAAAAAAAGTAACTGTACATTTGCCCGGCGGTTCTTTGTTCATTGAATGGGCGGACAATGGCAGGGTATTTATGACCGGACCGGCTGAGGAAGTTTTTAACGGTGAATATACAGTATACAAGCAGCCTTAA
- a CDS encoding calcium-transporting P-type ATPase, PMR1-type — protein sequence MTARWFALTRQEVTDKLATCPHKGLDEQQARERLAQFGPNQLVSKHQTPPWKMFFDQFKDFMVLVLLAATLVSGFLGEWADAVTIMVIVVVNAVLGFIQEYRAEKSMEALKALTAPEARVIRSGLERKVPAAQLVPGDIVLLDTGDKVPADMRLWEAANLEVEESALTGESNPVKKRVANMAGQEDVSLGDTRNMAYMGTVVVRGRGKGVVVATGMQTEMGQITKMIQEAAEDQTPLQRRLEQLGKTLVVFCLIICALVVLLGVMRGEPLYQMFLAGVSLAVAAIPEGLPAIVTIALAIGVQRMIKRNAIIRRLPAVETLGCATVICSDKTGTLTENKMTVREALVGKARIKVSGEGYDPKGEFRFEGTRGPEFELFLKCAALCNNARLTRGEIPVGNLFRSLKAGQLTNVWGVAGDPTEGALLVMAAKGKVWRQDVEQTEKRILEFPFDSTRKRMSVVYQKENGGLTAYVKGAPDIILDMCTHICRDGRLVPLTETIKQEILQQNSDLAKEALRVLALAYRDLPSVNEGEELKEDFIEQQLVFLGLAGMLDPPRPAAVQAVQACRRAGIRTVMITGDHRLTAQAVGKELGLLFKGCRVISGTELDRMSDEELQETAVNTAIYARVTPRHKLRIVRALKRNGHVVAMTGDGVNDAPAVKEADIGVAMGQAGTDVTKEASAMVLADDNFSTIVAAIEEGRAIYDNIRKFIRYLLSCNVGEVLTMFLAVLMGMPLPLLPIQILWMNLVTDGLPAMALGVDPADKDLMYRRPRDPQESVFSHGLGRRIVSTGILFALGTLVAFAVGLMMGPVELARTMAFNTLVFFQLFFVFSCRSERHSILETGLLGNPQLVLAVAVSACLQLAVNYIGFLQPVFHTVPLALKHWLVVLAIALLPQLSGIIIKAIKDRAKERIMYIRA from the coding sequence ATGACCGCGCGATGGTTTGCTTTGACAAGGCAGGAGGTAACAGACAAACTGGCCACTTGTCCCCACAAGGGATTGGACGAGCAGCAGGCCAGGGAAAGGCTGGCCCAGTTTGGTCCCAACCAATTAGTCAGCAAACACCAAACGCCGCCCTGGAAAATGTTTTTCGATCAGTTTAAAGATTTTATGGTATTAGTTTTACTGGCCGCCACTCTGGTATCCGGCTTTTTAGGCGAATGGGCTGATGCGGTTACGATTATGGTGATAGTGGTGGTTAACGCAGTTCTTGGTTTTATCCAGGAATATCGAGCGGAAAAATCCATGGAAGCCCTTAAGGCTTTGACTGCCCCGGAGGCCAGGGTCATCAGAAGCGGTTTGGAAAGAAAAGTGCCCGCCGCCCAGCTGGTACCCGGCGATATTGTTTTGCTGGATACCGGGGATAAGGTGCCGGCAGACATGCGGCTTTGGGAAGCTGCCAACCTGGAAGTGGAAGAATCCGCCCTGACCGGTGAATCAAACCCGGTCAAGAAACGGGTAGCCAATATGGCGGGACAAGAGGACGTCAGCCTGGGAGATACCCGGAACATGGCCTATATGGGGACAGTGGTAGTTCGGGGCAGGGGCAAAGGTGTTGTGGTGGCCACCGGCATGCAGACTGAAATGGGCCAAATCACCAAGATGATCCAGGAGGCAGCAGAGGATCAAACCCCTTTACAAAGGCGCTTGGAACAGTTGGGCAAGACCTTGGTCGTGTTTTGTTTAATTATCTGTGCCCTGGTGGTGCTGTTGGGTGTAATGCGGGGAGAACCCCTTTACCAAATGTTTTTAGCCGGTGTCAGTTTAGCGGTGGCAGCCATTCCGGAAGGACTGCCGGCTATTGTTACTATTGCTTTGGCAATCGGAGTCCAGCGGATGATCAAACGTAACGCTATTATCCGCCGTCTGCCGGCAGTGGAAACTTTGGGTTGTGCCACGGTTATCTGCAGCGACAAAACCGGTACCCTTACTGAAAATAAAATGACAGTGCGTGAAGCTCTGGTAGGTAAAGCACGCATAAAAGTGTCGGGAGAAGGATATGATCCCAAAGGTGAATTTCGATTTGAAGGAACCAGGGGGCCGGAATTTGAGTTATTTTTAAAATGTGCGGCGCTTTGTAATAATGCTCGTTTAACCCGGGGCGAAATACCTGTGGGAAACCTGTTTCGCAGCCTGAAAGCCGGCCAGTTAACCAATGTTTGGGGAGTGGCGGGTGACCCTACCGAGGGTGCTTTGCTGGTGATGGCAGCCAAGGGTAAGGTTTGGCGCCAGGATGTGGAACAAACTGAAAAAAGAATATTAGAATTTCCTTTTGACAGTACCCGCAAAAGAATGTCGGTAGTTTATCAGAAGGAAAACGGTGGTCTCACCGCCTATGTTAAAGGAGCACCGGATATTATACTGGATATGTGTACTCATATCTGCCGTGACGGTCGCTTGGTCCCCCTGACGGAAACCATCAAACAGGAGATTTTGCAGCAGAATTCTGATTTGGCCAAGGAGGCTCTGCGGGTGTTGGCGCTGGCCTATCGCGATTTGCCGTCCGTAAACGAAGGGGAAGAACTTAAAGAAGATTTTATCGAGCAGCAATTAGTCTTTTTAGGTTTGGCCGGTATGCTCGACCCGCCACGACCGGCAGCCGTGCAAGCCGTACAAGCCTGCCGGCGGGCCGGCATCCGGACGGTAATGATTACCGGCGACCACCGGCTTACGGCGCAGGCAGTGGGCAAAGAACTGGGTCTGCTGTTTAAGGGCTGCCGGGTAATATCGGGTACGGAACTGGACCGTATGAGTGATGAGGAGTTGCAGGAAACGGCTGTTAATACGGCAATTTATGCCCGGGTTACGCCACGGCACAAACTTCGCATTGTACGGGCTTTGAAGAGGAACGGACATGTGGTGGCCATGACCGGCGACGGGGTTAATGATGCGCCGGCGGTGAAAGAAGCAGACATCGGTGTGGCTATGGGGCAGGCAGGTACAGATGTAACCAAGGAAGCTTCCGCCATGGTGCTGGCGGATGATAACTTTAGCACGATTGTGGCTGCTATTGAAGAAGGCAGGGCCATTTACGATAACATTCGCAAATTCATACGTTATTTGCTGTCTTGCAATGTGGGAGAGGTACTGACCATGTTTTTGGCCGTATTAATGGGTATGCCGCTGCCCCTGCTGCCCATTCAGATTCTGTGGATGAATCTGGTTACCGACGGCCTGCCGGCCATGGCTTTGGGTGTTGACCCGGCAGATAAAGATCTGATGTACCGGCGCCCCCGGGATCCCCAGGAAAGTGTTTTCTCCCACGGTTTAGGGCGGCGCATTGTCAGCACCGGCATCCTGTTTGCCCTGGGCACCCTGGTGGCCTTTGCTGTGGGACTGATGATGGGGCCGGTAGAATTGGCCCGCACCATGGCCTTTAACACGCTGGTATTTTTTCAATTGTTCTTTGTTTTTTCCTGCCGCTCAGAAAGACACTCGATATTGGAAACCGGTTTGCTGGGTAATCCGCAACTGGTACTGGCGGTGGCAGTTTCGGCCTGTTTGCAGTTGGCCGTCAACTACATCGGTTTCCTGCAGCCGGTTTTCCATACAGTGCCGCTGGCCTTGAAACACTGGCTGGTGGTGCTGGCTATAGCTCTCTTGCCCCAGTTGTCAGGCATTATTATTAAAGCCATCAAAGACCGGGCTAAAGAACGTATAATGTACATCAGGGCATAA